The Triticum dicoccoides isolate Atlit2015 ecotype Zavitan chromosome 6A, WEW_v2.0, whole genome shotgun sequence genome has a window encoding:
- the LOC119316371 gene encoding uncharacterized protein LOC119316371, with translation MPVSFKYWDDCLDPDDIRLMWADPHVSKEWIDAGEEQGQKVHLSRDPDGEAYLTQTEIMAVAAITVQRHFKSQLDPYMIGALAEIASGRRLFVDDYDRKTKETKMGIMQVTPEVAQWLGRELGYKNYDIELEDNIDLLYWPFINVYFGAAYAKWLFSCDEKERTEEFVVRAYKGGRKKATHKSSAPIFERYLYVKETLLSMRQPDSFNELAPDLLENSSTAGTQLVYWDSKVSEEDMGGMWSQPDVLKEWTNSGERRGNVRFSHDAKKRPYLSRVEVKAVAEIIISRHFSSRGVKPEALAALAEVSSMRFVHGVRSRTGLMGIDYHTAAWLSRDCGYTAYTVSSVDDLYNPFASMYFGAAYLGWLSRYEGRERSHEFIVQAYLGGPDKVNLQETGPYWKKFLEALVHYEDPKKDQTSCCIL, from the exons ATGCCTGTAAGCTTTAAATATTGGGATGACTGCTTGGATCCAGATGATATTCGATTAATGTGGGCAGATCCTCATGTAAGTAAAGAGTGGATTGATGCTGGGGAAGAACAGGGACAGAAAGTTCACCTATCACGGGATCCTGATGGCGAGGCATATCTGACACAAACTGAAATTATG GCAGTTGCTGCAATTACTGTTCAGAGGCATTTCAAATCACAGCTAGACCCG TATATGATAGGTGCCCTTGCAGAAATTGCGAGTGGAAGGAGGCTCTTTGTGGATGACTATGATCGCAAGACTAAGGAGACTAAGATGGGCATAATGCAGGTGACACCAGAAGTTGCTCAATGGCTTGGCAG GGAACTGGGTTACAAGAATTATGACATTGAACTTGAAGACAATATTGATTTGCTCTACTGGCCTTTTATAAATGTCTACTTTGGCGCTGCTTATGCAAAGTGGCTCTTCTCATGTGATGAAAA AGAAAGAACTGAAGAATTTGTCGTTAGAGCTTACAAGGGAGGCAGAAAGAAAGCTACTCACAAGTCATCTGCCCCCATTTTCGAACGTTATCTTTATGTGAAAGAGACCTTGCTCTCTATGAG ACAACCAGACAGTTTCAATGAGCTCGCTCCTGATCTCCTAGAAAATTCCTCAACTGCAG GAACACAGCTGGTATATTGGGATTCCAAAGTGTCAGAGGAAGATATGGGTGGAATGTGGAGTCAGCCTGACGTGTTGAAGGAGTGGACAAATTCTGGCGAGCGGCGTGGAAATGTCAGATTTTCGCATGATGCCAAGAAGAGACCGTATCTTTCTCGAGTTGAGGTCAAG GCTGTTGCTGAAATAATCATATCTCGCCATTTCAGCTCAAGAGGAGTAAAGCCG GAAGCCCTAGCTGCTCTTGCAGAGGTGAGCAGTATGCGCTTTGTCCATGGAGTACGTTCTCGGACAGGATTGATGGGAATAGATTACCATACTGCTGCATGGCTTTCCAG AGATTGTGGCTATACGGCATACACAGTGAGCTCGGTGGATGATCTCTACAATCCATTTGCATCCATGTACTTTGGAGCAGCTTACTTGGGATGGTTGTCACGATATGAAGGAAG GGAGAGGAGCCATGAATTCATTGTTCAAGCTTATCTTGGGGGACCAGACAAAGTTAACCTTCAGGAAACTGGACCATATTGGAAGAAATTTCTGGAGGCTTTAGTACACTATGAAGATCCGAAGAA GGACCAGACGAGCTGCTGTATTTTGTAA
- the LOC119316374 gene encoding transcription factor SOX-4-like: MGWRPQLDLYKSRSRTRLPTNNPHTRPAQVPQPQPHCAALHWTHGRARAAAGRRGARGRETGAAAMVEGGSGAGATSTCRRGGGGGGVVGPAARRCCGGGCGLGRLVRRLRRQGRQALCAARPAAASSSSSAAGALRGCQYDPLSYARNFDQSGFGDPDPDADAASLYYSYTFSSRFVLAPGSAASSAASVAAVAPAPNGLVVASRPTAASH; encoded by the coding sequence ATGGGCTGGCGGCCACAGCTGGACCTTTATAAATCACGGTCACGGACACGTCTACCTACCAACAACCCACACACGCGCCCGGCACAAGTCCCACAGCCACAGCCACACTGCGCCGCACTGCACTGGACACACGGCCGCGCACGCGCCGCCGCGGGGAGGCgaggagcgagagggagagagacgGGGGCAGCGGCCATGGTGGAAGGCGGCAGCGGCGCGGGGGCTACGTCGACctgccggcgcggcggcggcggaggcggcgtcgtCGGCCCCGCGGCACGGCGGTGCTGCGGCGGCGGGTGCGGGCTCGGGCGTCTCGTCCGGCGGCTGCGGCGGCAGGGGAGGCAGGCGCTGTGCGCGGCCaggccggcggcggcgtcgtcgtcctcgtcgGCAGCCGGGGCGCTCCGGGGGTGCCAGTACGACCCGCTGAGCTACGCGCGCAACTTCGACCAGAGCGGCTTCGGCGACCCCGACCCGGACGCGGACGCGGCCAGCCTCTACTACAGCTACACCTTCTCCTCCCGCTTCGTGCTCGCGCCAGGCAGCGCCGCCTCGTCGGCCGCCTCCGTCGCGGCCGTCGCCCCCGCgccgaacggcctcgtcgtcgccaGCCGGCCAACCGCCGCCAGCCATTAG
- the LOC119316373 gene encoding nuclear transcription factor Y subunit C-4-like: MEPSSQPEPVVGVATAGSQAYPPPAAYPAPAMPAAIPPGSQPAVPFPANPAQLSAQHQLVYQQAQQFHQQLQQQQQQQLREFWATQMEEIEQATDFKNHTLPLARIKKIMKADEDVRMISAEAPVVFAKACEVFILELTLRSWMHTEENKRRTLQKNDIAAAITRTDIYDFLVDIIPRDDMKEEGLGLPRVGLPPAALGAPADAYPPYYYVQAQQVPGVGMMYGGQQGHPVAYAWQQPQGQQAEEAPEEQQQSPSN; encoded by the coding sequence ATGGAACCATCCTCGCAGCCTGAGCCTGTGGTGGGTGTGGCCACTGCTGGGTCACAAGCATATCCTCCTCCTGCTGCCTATCCAGCTCCAGCCATGCCTGCCGCCATTCCTCCTGGCTCGCAGCCTGCAGTGCCATTCCCTGCTAATCCAGCTCAACTCAGTGCTCAGCACCAACTGGTTTACCAACAGGCCCAGCAATTTCACCAACAactgcagcaacagcagcagcagcaacttcGTGAGTTCTGGGCTACTCAAATGGAAGAGATTGAGCAGGCAACTGACTTCAAGAACCACACCTTACCACTGGCAAGGATAAAAAAGATAATGAAGGCTGACGAGGATGTCCGGATGATCTCCGCAGAAGCTCCTGTTGTCTTTGCAAAGGCATGCGAGGTGTTTATCTTAGAGTTGACACTCAGGTCATGGATGCACACTGAGGAGAACAAGCGCCGGACCTTGCAGAAGAATGACATTGCAGCTGCCATTACCAGGACTGACATCTACGACTTCTTGGTGGACATCATTCCCAGGGATGACATGAAGGAGGAAGGCCTTGGGCTTCCGAGGGTGGGCTTGCCACCTGCTGCTCTAGGGGCACCGGCTGATGCATATCCTCCTTATTACTATGTGCAAGCACAACAGGTACCGGGAGTAGGAATGATGTATGGTGGCCAGCAGGGTCACCCAGTGGCATATGCGTGGCAGCAGCCTCAAGGGCAACAGGCCG